One Cellulomonas taurus genomic region harbors:
- a CDS encoding PAC2 family protein, with protein MSDQSTTPAAMPALPGDGPILLAAFEGWNDAGSAASQALEHLHEVWGAEQVDELDPEEYHDFQVNRPVIALTPEGNREITWPSTAVAVATAPRTGRTIVLVHGIEPSMRWRRYCGELLDIAGGLRTETVITLGALLADVPHTRPIPVTVTSEDRAVRGLLDVESNSYEGPTGIVGVLQHEAAARGLRTLSLWAAVPHYVAHPPSPKAVLAMLHKIEQLIGEPIPLGDLPEDAAAWQDGVDELAGEDSEIAEYVRQLEEAKDTADLPEASGEAIAQEFERYLRRRDKGLGG; from the coding sequence ATGAGCGACCAGTCGACCACCCCCGCGGCGATGCCCGCCCTGCCCGGTGACGGTCCGATCCTGCTCGCCGCCTTCGAGGGGTGGAACGACGCCGGGTCCGCCGCGAGCCAGGCACTGGAACACCTGCACGAGGTCTGGGGCGCCGAGCAGGTGGACGAGCTCGACCCGGAGGAGTACCACGACTTCCAGGTGAACCGCCCGGTGATCGCCCTGACCCCGGAGGGCAACCGGGAGATCACCTGGCCGTCCACCGCGGTCGCGGTCGCCACCGCCCCGCGCACCGGCCGGACGATCGTCCTGGTGCACGGCATCGAGCCGTCGATGCGCTGGCGCCGGTACTGCGGTGAGCTGCTGGACATCGCCGGCGGCCTGCGCACCGAGACGGTGATCACCCTGGGCGCACTGCTGGCCGACGTGCCGCACACCCGGCCGATCCCGGTCACGGTGACCAGCGAGGACCGGGCGGTGCGCGGCCTGCTGGACGTGGAGTCGAACAGCTACGAGGGCCCGACCGGCATCGTCGGGGTGCTGCAGCACGAGGCTGCCGCCCGGGGGCTGCGCACCCTGTCGCTGTGGGCGGCGGTGCCGCACTACGTCGCCCACCCGCCGTCGCCCAAGGCGGTGCTCGCCATGCTGCACAAGATCGAGCAGCTGATCGGTGAGCCGATCCCGCTGGGCGATCTGCCGGAGGACGCGGCAGCATGGCAGGACGGCGTGGACGAACTCGCGGGGGAGGACAGCGAGATCGCCGAGTACGTGCGCCAGCTGGAGGAGGCGAAGGACACCGCCGATCTCCCGGAGGCCAGCGGCGAGGCGATCGCGCAGGAGTTCGAGCGCTACCTGAGACGCCGGGACAAGGGCCTAGGGGGCTGA
- a CDS encoding bifunctional 3'-5' exonuclease/DNA polymerase, whose translation MHRGVGDGWWDVPVSVVLVAADPTRPGVVELRSAPDTATVVAEGLGAGRTVPREQLAASVAALEEAEHPRWVWDDTERWYPELLAAGVRVRRAHDLRLCHAILRRSSRTTGTRFAAAPPTAWDAAGPTVEPAPPSLFDDLEPAVAGLPDPATEYREQLRCLVDSQDDGRLRLLLAAESVGALIADELRFDGLPWRADLHDVLLTDLLGPRPPEGQRPAKLQELAQVIAAALERPGLNPDSPPELLRALRAAGLDVATTRKWELRQHDHPVIEPLLAYKKLARLLTANGWAWMDRWATGGRFRPDYVPAGVVTGRWASSGGGALQLPAGIRSAVRADPGHVLVVADAAQLEPRVLAAMSGDRAMAAAGRQADLYEAVVQAGIVQDRQQAKYAMLGAIYGATTGASAMLMPQLARGYPQAVELVERAARAGERGEQVTTWLGRSSPLPSADSRAERLAAGGEGGDESTAREARRHARDWGRFTRNFVVQGTAAEWALCWMAVLRQRLVGLPGRPHLVFFLHDELMVHSPVDQAEIVAQAVRDSAVEAGRLLFGDTPVEFALDLAVVDSYDQAG comes from the coding sequence ATGCACCGCGGTGTGGGCGACGGGTGGTGGGATGTCCCGGTGTCCGTCGTCCTGGTCGCCGCCGATCCCACCCGCCCGGGTGTGGTCGAGCTCCGGTCGGCACCCGACACCGCGACGGTCGTGGCCGAGGGGCTCGGGGCCGGCCGGACGGTTCCGCGCGAGCAGCTGGCCGCATCGGTGGCAGCGCTGGAGGAGGCGGAGCATCCACGCTGGGTCTGGGACGACACCGAACGCTGGTACCCGGAGCTGCTCGCCGCCGGGGTCCGGGTGCGCCGCGCCCACGACCTGCGGCTCTGCCACGCCATCCTGCGCCGGTCCAGCCGCACCACCGGCACCCGGTTCGCCGCCGCGCCGCCCACCGCCTGGGACGCCGCCGGTCCGACGGTCGAGCCGGCACCGCCCAGCCTGTTCGACGACCTGGAACCGGCCGTCGCCGGACTGCCCGACCCCGCGACCGAGTACCGCGAGCAACTCCGCTGCCTGGTCGATTCCCAGGACGACGGGCGACTGCGCCTGCTGCTGGCCGCGGAGTCCGTCGGCGCCCTGATCGCGGACGAACTGCGCTTCGACGGCCTGCCCTGGCGGGCCGACCTGCACGACGTGCTGCTCACCGACCTGCTCGGACCCCGGCCACCCGAGGGCCAACGGCCGGCCAAGCTGCAGGAACTCGCGCAGGTCATCGCCGCCGCCCTCGAACGCCCCGGGCTCAACCCCGACTCGCCCCCCGAACTGCTGCGCGCCCTGCGGGCCGCCGGGCTCGACGTCGCCACCACCCGCAAGTGGGAGCTGCGCCAGCACGACCACCCCGTGATCGAGCCGCTGCTGGCCTACAAGAAGCTGGCCCGGCTGCTGACCGCCAACGGCTGGGCCTGGATGGACCGCTGGGCGACCGGTGGCCGGTTCCGGCCGGACTACGTACCCGCCGGGGTGGTCACAGGTCGGTGGGCGTCCAGCGGCGGGGGAGCCCTGCAACTGCCCGCCGGGATCCGGTCGGCGGTGCGGGCCGATCCCGGCCATGTCCTGGTGGTCGCCGACGCCGCCCAGCTGGAGCCGCGGGTGCTGGCGGCGATGTCCGGCGACCGGGCGATGGCCGCCGCCGGTCGTCAGGCCGACCTCTATGAGGCGGTGGTCCAGGCCGGGATCGTCCAGGACCGGCAGCAGGCGAAGTACGCCATGCTCGGCGCGATCTACGGCGCGACCACCGGTGCGAGCGCGATGCTGATGCCCCAGCTCGCCCGGGGATACCCGCAGGCGGTGGAACTGGTCGAACGGGCGGCCCGGGCCGGTGAGCGCGGCGAACAGGTCACCACCTGGCTCGGCAGGTCCTCACCGCTGCCCTCCGCCGACAGCCGGGCCGAGCGCCTCGCGGCCGGGGGAGAGGGCGGCGACGAGTCGACCGCCCGGGAGGCCCGACGGCACGCCCGCGACTGGGGTCGGTTCACCCGCAACTTCGTCGTCCAGGGCACCGCCGCCGAATGGGCACTCTGCTGGATGGCGGTGCTGCGGCAACGGCTGGTCGGGCTGCCCGGGCGCCCGCACCTGGTCTTCTTCCTGCACGACGAGCTGATGGTGCACAGCCCGGTGGACCAGGCGGAGATCGTCGCCCAGGCGGTGCGGGACTCGGCGGTGGAAGCGGGCCGCCTGCTGTTCGGTGACACCCCGGTGGAGTTCGCGCTGGACCTGGCGGTGGTCGACTCCTACGACCAGGCGGGCTGA
- a CDS encoding methyl-accepting chemotaxis protein, with protein sequence MTPRSSWFANRPIAQKIGAIVAVLTIVAAGMGLLAISSVQQLGEGQRTLYQADVQPLQELDQIQRTLQGSRVRANQYGFTAAADRADLAAEIADRGDQLLDELADYRPHAADPGRVDDAIDLATAFHRNFAEQFVPAVDAGASDGALSALYTEQIYPNADGALDAISGEAEAKSEAAATEFAHGNALVSSTRTLLIAALAAGVLIALVIAALVTRQITRTVRQVGRSLDALAEGDLTVAPDVRSTDELGRMAAALAAAQQSLRSTLSSVAGVSTTIAGAAAQMSGASQAVLGRAQETSNQAGVVAAAAEQVSRNVQTVAAGAEEMGASIREIAQNASQAAKVAGEATNAAALTNEQVARLGASSAEIGNVIKVITSIAEQTNLLALNATIESARAGEAGKGFAVVAGEVKELAQETAKATEDIARRVEAIQADTTGAVGAIGEISSIIARINDYQLTIASAVEEQTATTNEMSRSVAEAATGSGEIASTITGVAGAAERSTDVLREVETAVRDLAGMSAELRDRVAAFRY encoded by the coding sequence ATGACCCCCCGCAGCTCCTGGTTCGCCAACCGCCCGATCGCGCAGAAGATCGGTGCGATCGTCGCCGTCCTGACCATCGTCGCCGCCGGCATGGGCCTGCTCGCGATCAGCAGCGTGCAGCAGCTCGGCGAGGGGCAGCGCACCCTGTACCAGGCCGACGTGCAGCCGTTGCAGGAGCTGGACCAGATCCAGCGCACGCTGCAGGGCAGCCGGGTGCGCGCGAACCAGTACGGCTTCACCGCCGCCGCGGACCGGGCCGACCTGGCGGCCGAGATCGCCGACCGGGGCGACCAGCTGCTGGACGAGCTGGCCGACTACCGGCCGCACGCGGCCGACCCGGGGCGGGTGGACGACGCGATCGACCTGGCCACCGCCTTCCACCGGAACTTCGCCGAGCAGTTCGTCCCGGCCGTGGACGCGGGAGCGAGCGACGGCGCGCTGTCGGCGCTGTACACCGAGCAGATCTACCCGAACGCCGATGGGGCGCTGGACGCGATCTCGGGCGAGGCGGAGGCCAAGTCGGAGGCCGCCGCCACCGAGTTCGCCCACGGAAACGCGCTGGTGTCCAGCACCCGCACCCTGCTGATCGCCGCGCTCGCCGCCGGGGTCCTGATCGCGCTGGTGATCGCGGCCCTGGTCACCCGGCAGATCACCAGGACCGTCCGTCAGGTCGGTCGCTCCCTGGACGCGCTGGCCGAGGGTGACCTCACGGTCGCACCCGACGTGCGCTCCACCGACGAGCTCGGCCGGATGGCCGCCGCCCTGGCCGCCGCCCAGCAGTCACTGCGCAGCACCCTGTCGTCCGTCGCAGGGGTGTCCACCACCATCGCCGGTGCCGCCGCACAGATGTCCGGTGCCAGTCAGGCGGTGCTCGGCCGGGCCCAGGAGACGTCGAACCAGGCCGGGGTGGTCGCCGCCGCCGCGGAGCAGGTGTCGCGGAACGTGCAGACCGTCGCCGCCGGTGCGGAGGAGATGGGCGCCAGCATCCGGGAAATCGCGCAGAACGCCTCGCAGGCGGCCAAGGTCGCGGGTGAGGCCACCAACGCCGCCGCGCTCACCAACGAGCAGGTCGCCCGGCTCGGCGCGTCGTCGGCAGAGATCGGCAACGTCATCAAGGTGATCACCAGCATCGCCGAGCAGACGAACCTGTTGGCATTGAACGCGACCATCGAGTCCGCGCGCGCCGGGGAGGCTGGCAAGGGCTTCGCGGTCGTGGCCGGGGAAGTCAAGGAACTGGCGCAGGAGACCGCCAAGGCCACCGAGGACATCGCCCGCCGGGTCGAGGCGATCCAGGCCGACACCACCGGCGCCGTCGGGGCGATCGGCGAGATCTCCAGCATCATCGCCCGGATCAACGACTACCAGCTGACCATCGCCTCGGCGGTGGAGGAGCAGACTGCGACCACCAACGAGATGTCCCGCTCGGTCGCGGAGGCCGCCACCGGCTCCGGGGAGATCGCCAGCACCATCACCGGGGTGGCGGGGGCCGCCGAACGGTCGACCGACGTGCTGCGCGAGGTGGAGACCGCGGTGCGCGACCTGGCGGGGATGTCCGCCGAGCTGCGGGACCGGGTGGCGGCGTTCCGGTACTGA
- a CDS encoding 3-methyladenine DNA glycosylase, with protein MTAADWQPLAAAHEARADALTAGHRDRTARRERHAIDDFLFDYYSAKPGQLRRWHPGAGVTLLPGDGIPHADWRWYRTAPDGSVTLDVAAFVADRGSTVRFVHGLLSATASRPIATGCFGLHEWAMVYREAPGQHRHALPLRLGESGTDTVVETHRIRCTHIDAYRFFTPEAAPLNALRPTRETQIADDQGGCLHANMDLYKWAQKLGPLCPGDLLLDSFELAAEIRVTDMQASPYDVSGYGLEPVAIETPEGKAEYVRRQRGFAERAAGIRGRIVAVAAAVVGEDAS; from the coding sequence CTGACCGCCGCCGACTGGCAGCCGCTGGCCGCCGCCCACGAGGCCCGGGCCGACGCCCTGACCGCCGGGCACCGGGACCGCACCGCCCGGCGGGAGCGACACGCGATCGACGACTTCCTGTTCGACTACTACTCCGCCAAACCCGGTCAGCTGCGCCGCTGGCACCCCGGCGCCGGTGTCACCCTGCTCCCCGGCGACGGGATCCCGCACGCCGACTGGCGCTGGTACCGCACGGCGCCCGACGGCTCCGTGACACTGGACGTCGCGGCGTTCGTGGCCGACCGGGGCAGCACCGTGCGGTTCGTGCACGGCCTGCTGTCGGCCACCGCGTCCCGGCCGATCGCCACCGGCTGCTTCGGCCTGCACGAATGGGCGATGGTCTACCGCGAGGCACCCGGACAGCACCGACACGCCCTGCCGCTGCGGCTGGGCGAGTCCGGCACCGACACCGTGGTCGAGACGCACCGGATCCGCTGCACCCACATCGACGCGTACCGGTTCTTCACCCCGGAGGCCGCGCCGCTGAACGCCCTGCGACCCACCCGTGAGACCCAGATCGCCGACGACCAGGGCGGGTGCCTGCACGCCAACATGGACCTGTACAAGTGGGCGCAGAAGCTCGGCCCGCTCTGCCCCGGCGACCTGCTGCTGGACAGCTTCGAGCTGGCGGCCGAGATCCGGGTGACCGACATGCAGGCATCGCCCTACGACGTGTCCGGCTACGGGTTGGAGCCGGTGGCGATCGAGACGCCGGAGGGCAAGGCGGAGTACGTGCGGCGGCAGCGGGGGTTCGCGGAGCGGGCGGCGGGGATCCGGGGGCGGATCGTCGCCGTCGCGGCGGCCGTCGTGGGCGAGGACGCCAGCTAG
- a CDS encoding KpsF/GutQ family sugar-phosphate isomerase, giving the protein MTPGGTTMTSSAEDTLRTARELVRREGGGVAAVAEQLDDTFLRAVELVDACTGKVFVTGSGTSGAVARRMAHLLSVCGTPAVFLPGMDALHGTMGAVAAGDLLITISRGGESDELNDLSARVQRRGVPVIALTATPGSTLGLLADLTVVIDPGPEVDPGGVIAMGSTLATAVWGDALAAVLMRRRGYGWEQVLFTHPAGAVGKRADLPDELPPIGDR; this is encoded by the coding sequence ATGACCCCCGGAGGCACCACCATGACCAGCAGCGCCGAGGACACCCTGCGCACCGCCCGCGAGCTGGTGCGACGGGAGGGCGGCGGCGTGGCAGCCGTGGCCGAGCAGCTCGACGACACCTTCCTGCGGGCGGTGGAACTCGTCGACGCCTGCACCGGGAAGGTGTTCGTCACCGGTTCCGGCACCTCCGGTGCGGTGGCACGCCGGATGGCCCATCTGCTGTCGGTCTGCGGGACACCGGCGGTGTTCCTGCCCGGGATGGACGCCCTGCACGGCACGATGGGCGCGGTCGCCGCCGGGGACCTGCTGATCACCATCTCCCGGGGCGGGGAGTCGGACGAGCTGAACGACCTCTCGGCCCGGGTGCAGCGCCGCGGTGTGCCGGTGATCGCCCTCACGGCGACGCCAGGATCCACCCTGGGTCTGCTCGCCGACCTCACCGTGGTGATCGACCCCGGGCCGGAGGTCGACCCCGGTGGGGTGATCGCGATGGGGTCGACCCTGGCCACCGCGGTGTGGGGCGACGCCCTGGCCGCTGTGCTGATGCGACGCCGGGGGTACGGGTGGGAACAGGTGCTGTTCACCCACCCGGCCGGGGCGGTGGGCAAGCGCGCCGACCTGCCGGACGAGCTCCCGCCGATCGGCGACCGCTGA
- a CDS encoding phosphotransferase: MTAAPEPQEHPLDGGHVNEVVRIGDTVRRTAGPWTPTVHAVLAWARARGAWMVPTPLGVDDQGREMLSLIPGDTGDFPLPDWVWHPRTVQQAGTFLRIWHDATEGFPVDAGPWRMAAHQPAEVICLNDAAPYNMVHAAGRLVGFIDVDMASPGPRVWDLAYLAYRLCSFCSDTPTPGGLDPLHRLDSLLASYGDDAPTRAEVLATMVDRLAELADWTDEHARASGQPELHRHAQMYRRDARHLPTR; encoded by the coding sequence ATGACCGCCGCGCCGGAACCGCAGGAGCACCCGCTGGACGGCGGGCACGTCAACGAGGTGGTCCGGATCGGCGACACCGTGCGCCGCACCGCCGGCCCGTGGACCCCCACGGTGCACGCCGTGCTCGCCTGGGCGCGCGCCCGGGGCGCCTGGATGGTCCCCACCCCGCTGGGCGTCGACGACCAGGGCCGGGAGATGCTCAGCTTGATCCCGGGCGACACCGGCGACTTCCCGCTGCCGGACTGGGTGTGGCACCCGCGCACCGTGCAGCAGGCGGGGACGTTCCTGCGGATCTGGCACGACGCGACCGAGGGGTTCCCGGTGGACGCCGGGCCGTGGCGGATGGCCGCCCATCAGCCCGCCGAGGTGATCTGCCTGAACGACGCGGCACCGTACAACATGGTCCATGCCGCCGGTCGGCTGGTCGGGTTCATCGATGTGGACATGGCCTCCCCCGGACCCCGGGTGTGGGACCTGGCCTACCTGGCGTACCGGCTGTGTTCGTTCTGCTCGGACACCCCGACCCCCGGTGGCCTGGATCCGCTGCACCGCCTGGACAGCCTGCTCGCCTCCTACGGCGACGACGCGCCGACCCGGGCCGAGGTGCTGGCGACGATGGTCGACCGGCTGGCCGAGCTGGCGGACTGGACCGACGAGCACGCGCGGGCGAGCGGGCAGCCGGAGCTGCACCGGCACGCGCAGATGTACCGCCGCGACGCGCGACACCTGCCCACCCGGTGA
- a CDS encoding HAD family hydrolase encodes MTHPALPTAVLWDMDGTLVNTEPLWMAAETELVHSWGGQWSHEDGLSLVGNPLTTSASILQERGVDLSLDEIIDYLSVRVRAGVAASTPWQPGAEALLRALAEAGVPQALVTSSYRNLALPFAEVAGVFATVVAGDDVQHAKPHPEPYLMAAEHLGVDVTRCVIVEDSPSGIGSAVAAGGRVLAVEVFTPIPDLPELSVTSSLTDITVADLARIGAGDVLDKLS; translated from the coding sequence GTGACCCACCCCGCCCTTCCCACCGCTGTGCTCTGGGACATGGACGGCACCCTGGTCAACACCGAGCCGCTGTGGATGGCGGCGGAGACCGAGCTGGTGCACTCCTGGGGTGGGCAGTGGTCGCACGAGGACGGGTTGTCGCTGGTCGGCAACCCGCTGACCACCTCGGCGAGCATCCTGCAGGAGCGCGGTGTCGACCTGAGCCTGGACGAGATCATCGACTACCTGAGCGTGCGGGTGCGCGCCGGGGTCGCCGCCAGCACCCCATGGCAGCCGGGCGCCGAAGCACTGCTGCGGGCGCTGGCCGAGGCCGGGGTGCCGCAGGCGCTGGTGACGTCGTCGTACCGCAATCTGGCGCTGCCCTTCGCCGAGGTCGCCGGGGTGTTCGCCACGGTGGTCGCCGGGGACGACGTGCAGCACGCGAAGCCGCACCCGGAGCCGTATCTGATGGCGGCCGAGCACCTCGGGGTGGACGTGACCCGGTGCGTGATCGTGGAGGACTCGCCGTCCGGCATCGGGTCGGCGGTGGCGGCCGGGGGCCGGGTGCTCGCGGTGGAGGTGTTCACCCCGATCCCGGACCTGCCGGAGCTGAGCGTCACCAGCTCGCTGACCGACATCACGGTCGCGGACCTGGCCCGGATCGGTGCCGGTGACGTGCTGGACAAATTGAGCTGA
- the xylB gene encoding xylulokinase, with amino-acid sequence MDSSTQSCTVELRDADDGRVLGAGRSPHPATAPPVSEQDPEDWWSALRLALAAALDQAGLTADRIDAVSIAAQCHGLVLLDEADRVLRAAKLWNDTTSAPQAAAMVADLGASGWAEAVGSVPTAAFTITKLAWVAAHEPALLDRAHRVLLPHDWLTFRLTGEAVTDRSEASGTGYFAAHEDRYRTDLLERWVRSDRDWAPMLPRVAGPDEAVGRADTRAATALGLRRDVLVGAGAGDQHAGALGIGLGPGQVLYSLGTSGVVMTTSATPVHDGTGWVDGVADATGGWLPLMCSLNSTKVTDTVARLLGVDLPGLAALALAAERRPDRMVLAAYLDGERTPDRPDARGLLGGLRSDVTREELALAAHEGVILGLLRGHRAIRAAGAAADGEVVVAGGGARSAAYRQVLADALGRPVSTREAPEATARGAAIQAAAVLARAPVTTVRDSWAPATTTTTDPAAALPESVLDRYRALAEWRQPTEKE; translated from the coding sequence GTGGACTCCTCCACCCAGTCGTGCACCGTGGAACTGCGGGACGCCGACGACGGTCGGGTGCTCGGCGCCGGACGGTCGCCGCATCCGGCCACCGCGCCCCCGGTCTCCGAGCAGGACCCGGAGGACTGGTGGTCGGCGCTCCGGCTCGCCCTGGCCGCTGCCCTGGACCAGGCAGGGCTGACCGCCGACCGGATCGACGCGGTGAGCATCGCCGCCCAGTGCCACGGCCTGGTGCTGCTGGACGAGGCCGACCGGGTGCTCCGGGCGGCGAAGCTGTGGAACGACACGACGTCGGCGCCCCAGGCGGCCGCGATGGTGGCGGACCTCGGAGCGTCCGGCTGGGCGGAGGCGGTCGGCTCGGTGCCCACCGCCGCGTTCACGATCACCAAACTCGCCTGGGTGGCCGCCCACGAGCCCGCGCTGCTGGATCGGGCACACCGGGTGCTGCTCCCGCACGACTGGCTCACCTTCCGCCTGACCGGCGAGGCGGTCACCGACCGCTCCGAGGCATCCGGCACGGGGTACTTCGCCGCCCACGAGGACCGCTACCGCACCGACTTGCTGGAGCGCTGGGTCCGGTCCGATCGGGACTGGGCGCCGATGCTGCCCCGGGTGGCCGGCCCCGACGAGGCCGTCGGACGGGCCGACACCCGGGCCGCCACCGCACTGGGCCTGCGCCGGGACGTGCTGGTCGGCGCCGGGGCGGGGGACCAGCACGCCGGAGCGCTCGGCATCGGGCTCGGACCCGGACAGGTGCTCTACTCCCTCGGCACCTCCGGGGTGGTGATGACCACGTCCGCGACCCCGGTGCACGACGGCACCGGCTGGGTGGACGGTGTCGCCGACGCCACCGGCGGCTGGTTGCCGCTGATGTGCTCGCTCAACTCCACCAAGGTCACCGACACCGTCGCCCGGCTGCTCGGCGTCGACCTGCCCGGGCTGGCGGCGCTGGCGCTCGCGGCCGAGCGGCGACCCGACCGGATGGTGCTGGCCGCCTACCTGGACGGCGAGCGGACTCCCGACCGCCCGGACGCGCGCGGGCTGCTGGGCGGACTGCGCTCGGACGTCACCCGCGAGGAACTGGCCCTGGCCGCCCACGAAGGGGTGATCCTCGGCCTGCTCCGCGGGCACCGGGCCATCCGGGCGGCGGGGGCGGCCGCCGACGGCGAGGTGGTGGTCGCCGGGGGCGGTGCACGCTCCGCCGCCTATCGGCAGGTGCTGGCCGACGCGCTGGGCCGCCCGGTCTCCACCCGGGAAGCCCCGGAGGCCACCGCCCGCGGTGCGGCGATCCAAGCAGCGGCCGTGCTCGCCCGTGCGCCGGTCACCACCGTGCGCGACAGCTGGGCCCCCGCCACCACCACGACCACCGACCCGGCGGCGGCGCTGCCCGAATCCGTGCTCGACCGCTACCGGGCGCTAGCCGAGTGGCGGCAACCGACCGAGAAGGAGTGA
- a CDS encoding RtcB family protein, with product MWAPEHEVEPAAAQQLRQIAALPWVHGIRVMPDVHLGKGATVGSVIAMRDAVSPNAVGVDIGCGMVGVRTSLTAADLPDDLHRLRSRIEREVPVGHHGHKTPVDLRRLHPLARGARSAEVLSGEDAFWSRFGTLSGGVDRIETRVQQQMGTLGGGNHFIEVCLDTEDQVWLQLHSGSRNIGKTLAEHHAGIAKGLEHNRALPDRDLAVFLAGTPEMDAYLNDLWWAQEYAARSRAVMITLVAEAVRAEFADREVTFDEAVNVHHNYVATERIDGADLIVTRKGAIRAGAGDLGLIPGSMGTGSYVVRGLGNPESYWSASHGAGRRMSRTAAKKHFTLDDLAEQTAGVECRKDAGVLDEIPGAYKDLDSVIAAQSDLVEVVARLRTILCVKG from the coding sequence ATGTGGGCGCCCGAGCACGAGGTCGAACCGGCCGCTGCGCAGCAGCTGCGCCAGATCGCCGCGCTGCCGTGGGTGCACGGCATCCGCGTGATGCCGGACGTCCACCTCGGCAAGGGGGCGACGGTCGGGTCGGTGATCGCGATGCGCGACGCCGTGTCGCCGAACGCGGTCGGGGTGGACATCGGCTGCGGGATGGTCGGGGTGCGCACCTCGCTGACCGCTGCCGACCTGCCGGACGACCTGCACCGGCTGCGGTCGCGGATCGAGCGCGAGGTGCCGGTGGGCCACCACGGGCACAAGACCCCGGTGGACCTGCGGCGGCTGCACCCGCTGGCCCGGGGCGCCCGGTCCGCGGAGGTGCTGTCCGGCGAGGACGCGTTCTGGTCCCGGTTCGGCACGCTCAGCGGCGGGGTGGACCGGATCGAGACCCGGGTGCAGCAGCAGATGGGCACCCTGGGCGGCGGCAATCACTTCATCGAGGTCTGCCTCGACACCGAGGACCAGGTGTGGCTGCAACTGCACTCCGGGTCGCGGAACATCGGCAAGACGCTGGCCGAGCACCATGCCGGGATCGCCAAGGGTCTGGAGCACAACCGGGCGCTGCCGGACCGGGATCTGGCGGTGTTCCTGGCCGGGACCCCGGAGATGGATGCCTACCTGAACGACCTGTGGTGGGCGCAGGAGTACGCGGCCCGGTCCCGGGCGGTGATGATCACCCTGGTCGCGGAGGCGGTCCGGGCGGAGTTCGCCGACCGGGAGGTGACCTTCGACGAGGCGGTGAACGTGCACCACAACTACGTCGCCACCGAGCGGATCGACGGCGCCGACCTGATCGTGACCCGGAAGGGGGCGATCCGGGCCGGTGCCGGTGACCTCGGTCTGATCCCCGGGTCGATGGGCACCGGGTCCTACGTGGTGCGGGGCCTGGGCAACCCGGAGTCGTACTGGTCGGCGTCGCACGGTGCCGGTCGGCGGATGTCCCGGACCGCGGCGAAGAAGCACTTCACGCTGGACGACCTGGCCGAGCAGACCGCCGGGGTGGAGTGTCGGAAGGATGCCGGGGTGCTGGATGAGATCCCGGGTGCGTACAAGGACCTCGACTCGGTGATCGCCGCGCAGAGCGACCTGGTCGAGGTCGTGGCGCGGCTGCGCACGATCCTCTGCGTCAAGGGCTGA
- a CDS encoding transaldolase family protein has translation MRLYLDCADRADLGPLLDTGLFAGVTTNPLILQRGGVRLAEVPQLVRWLLDRGSAEVFVQTTAADTTAIVAEGRDLRRLSDRLVVKIPATRDGLSAARRLSDEGVPVLITAVYHPKQALTAAAAGARWIAPYVGRMTEQGRDGHEQVAQMHRLLAGTGTAVLAASIRSTDDVRRLALAGVDAVTVGAAVARGLFDEPLTDAAVADFDRAVAELS, from the coding sequence ATGCGGCTGTACCTGGACTGCGCCGACCGGGCGGACCTCGGCCCGCTGCTCGACACCGGACTGTTCGCGGGGGTGACCACCAACCCGCTGATCCTCCAGCGCGGCGGCGTCCGACTGGCCGAGGTGCCACAGCTGGTGCGCTGGCTGCTGGACCGGGGAAGTGCGGAGGTGTTCGTGCAGACCACCGCTGCCGACACGACCGCGATCGTGGCCGAGGGCCGTGACCTGCGGCGGCTCTCGGACCGGCTCGTCGTGAAGATCCCGGCGACCAGGGACGGCCTGAGCGCGGCCCGGCGCCTCAGCGACGAGGGAGTGCCGGTGCTGATCACGGCGGTCTACCACCCGAAGCAGGCCCTCACCGCCGCCGCTGCCGGGGCGAGGTGGATCGCGCCCTACGTCGGGCGGATGACCGAGCAGGGTCGTGACGGGCACGAGCAGGTGGCCCAGATGCACCGCCTGCTCGCCGGGACCGGCACCGCGGTGCTGGCAGCGAGCATCCGCAGCACCGACGACGTGCGCCGCCTGGCCCTGGCCGGGGTCGACGCGGTGACCGTGGGTGCCGCGGTGGCGCGGGGGCTGTTCGACGAGCCGCTGACCGATGCCGCGGTGGCGGACTTCGACCGCGCGGTGGCCGAGCTCAGCTGA